The following are from one region of the Planctomycetaceae bacterium genome:
- a CDS encoding glycosyltransferase family 2 protein produces MTVSSTKVIAVMPAYNAAATLEKTISDIPDGSVDEIILVDDCSRDNTVEVAEGLGLTVIRHEKNTGYGGNQKTCYARALEMGADIVVMIHPDYQYDSRVIPIAAELIRLGNCDVILGSRIRTRAEALAGGMPGWKYIANRFLTITENIALGQNLGDFHSGFRAYHRSVLESIPWQENSDDFVFDTQFLAQSVAFGFRLGDIPVPVRYFEEASSINFRRSTRYGLLTLWVMAQFWLNKLGICRSAIFRRREHAERQRR; encoded by the coding sequence ATGACCGTCAGCAGTACAAAAGTCATCGCGGTGATGCCGGCCTACAATGCGGCCGCCACACTTGAAAAGACAATTAGCGACATCCCCGACGGCAGCGTCGATGAAATCATCCTTGTCGATGACTGCAGTCGCGACAATACTGTCGAGGTGGCGGAAGGCCTGGGACTCACAGTCATCCGGCACGAAAAGAACACGGGATACGGAGGCAATCAAAAGACCTGCTATGCCAGGGCTCTGGAAATGGGAGCCGATATTGTCGTGATGATCCACCCGGACTATCAGTACGACAGCCGAGTCATACCGATCGCGGCAGAACTGATTCGCCTGGGGAACTGCGATGTCATCCTGGGTTCACGCATCCGCACTCGAGCCGAGGCACTGGCGGGAGGCATGCCGGGGTGGAAGTACATCGCAAACCGGTTTTTGACAATCACGGAAAACATTGCTCTCGGGCAGAATCTCGGCGATTTTCACAGTGGATTTCGGGCTTACCATCGCAGTGTGCTGGAGTCCATTCCGTGGCAGGAAAACTCCGACGACTTCGTCTTCGACACCCAGTTTCTGGCCCAGTCAGTAGCGTTTGGCTTTCGCCTTGGGGACATTCCGGTGCCGGTACGGTACTTTGAGGAAGCGTCGAGCATCAACTTTCGCCGCAGCACCCGCTATGGCCTGTTAACTCTATGGGTGATGGCTCAGTTCTGGCTGAACAAGCTCGGAATCTGCCGTTCGGCGATATTTCGGCGCCGGGAACACGCCGAAAGGCAGCGGCGCTGA
- a CDS encoding cysteine desulfurase-like protein yields MTFSPDWNPDVARSQFPALNRTIGQHAVVHLDGPAGSQVPSRVADAVRRYLLETNANCGAPFPNSQATDATLTQAREALADFLGTRDPETVCFGANMTTITFQVSRALARTWKSGDEIIVSRLDHDANFTPWVLAARDSGVNVREIDLRPDDWTLDLQDFRSKLSSRTRLVAVGYASNATGTVNPLRDIIRDAQNHGALTYIDAVHFAPHGRIQVEALGCDFLVCSAYKFFGPHVGVLWGRRELLREIQPYKLRPAPETLPGRWMTGTQNHEGIAGAAAAVEYIASLDHSSSDDGAIGDNSVDNSRSAKLDRVFGRIKYYEQSLSKRLIHGLQQIPGIRVHGITDLERLDDRVPTISMTSASASPRELAIRLAEHGIFAWPGNHYALPFTERAKLEPNGTLRLGALHYNTIEEIDRAVEILANIIAS; encoded by the coding sequence GTGACTTTCAGTCCTGATTGGAACCCGGACGTCGCGCGAAGCCAGTTTCCGGCACTCAATCGAACAATTGGTCAACACGCGGTTGTGCATCTTGACGGTCCGGCGGGAAGCCAGGTTCCGTCCAGGGTCGCGGATGCTGTCCGCCGATATCTGCTTGAGACAAACGCCAACTGCGGCGCGCCGTTCCCGAATTCGCAGGCAACTGATGCGACCCTGACGCAGGCCCGCGAAGCTCTGGCTGATTTTCTGGGGACTCGTGACCCGGAAACGGTGTGCTTCGGCGCTAACATGACAACGATCACTTTCCAGGTCAGCCGGGCGCTGGCCCGTACCTGGAAATCAGGGGACGAAATCATTGTCAGCCGTCTCGATCATGACGCGAACTTCACGCCCTGGGTGCTGGCCGCCAGAGACTCCGGCGTCAATGTTCGCGAGATTGACCTGCGACCGGATGACTGGACGCTGGATCTGCAGGACTTTCGTTCAAAGCTCTCCTCCAGAACCAGGCTGGTTGCTGTTGGGTACGCCTCCAATGCCACCGGCACCGTGAATCCGCTGCGCGACATCATTAGGGACGCTCAAAATCACGGTGCACTGACCTATATCGACGCTGTTCATTTCGCGCCGCATGGCCGGATTCAGGTGGAGGCACTCGGATGCGACTTTCTGGTCTGCTCCGCATACAAGTTCTTTGGCCCCCATGTCGGCGTTTTGTGGGGACGCCGCGAACTGCTCCGGGAGATCCAGCCTTACAAACTGCGACCGGCTCCGGAGACTCTGCCGGGACGCTGGATGACCGGGACCCAAAACCACGAAGGCATCGCCGGTGCCGCGGCGGCTGTCGAATACATAGCCTCGCTGGATCATTCCTCCAGTGACGATGGCGCCATTGGCGATAACTCTGTGGACAATTCCCGCTCCGCCAAACTTGACCGCGTTTTCGGCCGAATCAAATATTACGAACAATCACTTTCGAAGCGGTTGATTCACGGGCTTCAGCAGATACCGGGAATTCGCGTCCATGGGATCACGGATCTCGAACGCCTTGATGACCGGGTTCCGACGATTTCAATGACGTCGGCTTCCGCTTCGCCGCGGGAACTGGCAATACGACTGGCGGAGCACGGGATCTTCGCCTGGCCTGGCAACCACTACGCGCTGCCGTTCACGGAACGTGCGAAACTTGAACCGAACGGCACGCTGCGACTCGGTGCGCTGCACTACAACACAATCGAAGAGATTGATCGGGCCGTCGAAATCCTGGCAAATATTATCGCTTCTTAG
- the rplU gene encoding 50S ribosomal protein L21: MFAIIEEGSRQHRVQEGDLLSVDFRSDAEVGSTVRFDQILLANAGGSSVIGAPVIEGATVEAEVVLDEEKGEKLEIQKFRKRKNSRRHTGHRQKYTRVRITSIRVPNLEVVQSAEQPGSAGDGESPDH; this comes from the coding sequence ATGTTTGCCATTATCGAGGAAGGAAGCCGCCAGCATCGAGTGCAGGAAGGCGACTTGCTTTCCGTGGATTTTCGTTCGGACGCGGAAGTGGGCTCAACCGTCAGGTTCGATCAGATCCTGCTGGCAAATGCCGGCGGCAGCAGTGTGATCGGTGCTCCGGTGATCGAAGGCGCCACGGTTGAAGCGGAGGTCGTTCTCGATGAAGAAAAAGGCGAAAAGCTGGAAATCCAGAAGTTCCGCAAGCGAAAGAACAGCCGCCGGCATACCGGCCACCGTCAGAAGTACACGCGCGTAAGAATCACGTCGATCCGTGTACCAAATCTGGAAGTCGTGCAAAGCGCCGAGCAGCCGGGATCTGCCGGTGACGGCGAATCGCCGGATCATTAG
- a CDS encoding Rne/Rng family ribonuclease, with translation MKKEMLINVLQPEESRIAIVEDGVLEELYVERSSAENYVGNIYKGRVVNIEPSIQAAFVDFGVGRNGFLHVSDVEYQYYKHLVRDEVAESDDRKSGRPPKHLNERNARNKPPIQRIFQRGSEVLVQVIKEGIGNKGPTLSTYISIPGRYIVLMPALQRVGVSRKIPDEKARRQLRQAMKNIRPPEGLGIIVRTAGVDREEEDLKRDLKYLLRLWDTIVRRIKRSSAPVDIYEESDMMIRTIRDIYTGEIDAVWIDEDAAFERAREFIKIVAPHHQSRIKRYDGAEPIFHRYGIEDEIARIQDRHVPLQGGGSLVIDQTEALVAIDVNSGNFRADDDAEKTAYRMNMRAAEAIARQIRLRDLGGVIVNDFIDMREERHRRGVERALRDAVKRDRARTRVLRISPFGLIEMTRQRIRPSLRRSVYEDCPCCSGVGQVKTSESLTIEVMRLVMSAASHEDVARIVIEVHDRVANDLNNRKRKELIRIEDDREVTISIVSRTDVRLEHLALRCEDDDGRPVQPDA, from the coding sequence ATGAAAAAAGAAATGCTGATCAATGTTTTGCAGCCGGAAGAAAGCCGGATTGCAATCGTTGAAGACGGCGTGCTGGAAGAACTGTACGTCGAACGAAGTAGTGCGGAGAACTACGTCGGCAACATCTACAAGGGCCGGGTTGTCAATATTGAACCCAGCATCCAGGCCGCGTTTGTCGACTTTGGCGTCGGCCGAAACGGGTTTCTCCACGTCAGCGACGTGGAGTATCAGTACTACAAGCACCTGGTCAGGGATGAAGTTGCGGAAAGCGACGACCGCAAATCCGGACGCCCGCCAAAACATCTGAACGAGCGCAACGCACGCAATAAGCCGCCGATCCAGAGGATATTCCAGCGCGGCAGCGAGGTTCTCGTCCAGGTGATCAAGGAAGGCATCGGCAACAAAGGACCCACGCTTTCCACGTATATTTCGATTCCGGGACGGTACATTGTACTGATGCCCGCGCTGCAGCGCGTGGGAGTGAGCCGCAAGATTCCTGACGAAAAGGCGCGACGTCAGCTCCGGCAGGCAATGAAGAATATCCGGCCGCCGGAGGGCCTGGGAATCATCGTGCGAACGGCCGGCGTCGACCGCGAAGAAGAAGACCTGAAGCGCGACCTGAAGTACCTGCTGCGACTGTGGGACACAATCGTCCGCCGCATCAAGCGTTCATCAGCGCCAGTGGATATCTACGAAGAGAGCGACATGATGATCCGCACGATTCGGGATATCTACACGGGCGAAATTGATGCCGTGTGGATCGACGAAGACGCTGCCTTCGAACGTGCCCGGGAATTCATCAAGATCGTGGCCCCGCATCATCAGAGCAGAATCAAACGTTATGACGGCGCTGAGCCGATCTTTCATCGCTATGGCATCGAGGATGAGATTGCCCGAATTCAGGATCGGCACGTGCCGCTGCAGGGTGGCGGATCTCTTGTCATTGACCAAACCGAAGCCCTGGTCGCCATCGACGTCAACAGCGGAAACTTCCGTGCCGATGACGACGCGGAAAAAACGGCCTACAGGATGAACATGCGGGCTGCCGAGGCAATCGCTCGGCAAATTCGGCTGCGGGATCTGGGCGGCGTGATTGTCAACGACTTTATCGACATGCGGGAAGAACGGCATCGCCGGGGCGTCGAGCGCGCCCTGCGCGACGCCGTCAAACGCGACCGGGCTCGAACGCGTGTTTTGCGAATCAGTCCCTTCGGCCTGATCGAAATGACTCGCCAGCGAATTCGACCGTCTCTTCGCCGAAGCGTCTACGAAGACTGCCCCTGCTGCAGCGGCGTCGGGCAGGTCAAAACCTCAGAAAGCCTCACCATTGAGGTGATGCGGCTGGTGATGTCAGCGGCAAGCCACGAAGACGTGGCCCGGATTGTCATCGAAGTGCATGATCGCGTCGCGAATGACCTGAACAACCGCAAGCGGAAGGAACTGATTCGCATTGAAGACGACCGGGAGGTCACCATCAGCATCGTGTCGCGAACCGACGTTCGACTGGAACACCTGGCCCTTCGGTGCGAAGACGACGATGGCCGCCCCGTCCAGCCGGACGCCTGA
- the ptsP gene encoding phosphoenolpyruvate--protein phosphotransferase, which produces MQVRNGIAVSPGVVVGPALVLGSEDFRIPRKYVSSDAVEAEVSRFHNALKNACSEIESNEVLVADQLGSQYAAIFSAHLQMARDPRLTGKVEELIRASHNSPEFAVSRVLGQFAEQMRNLGDPYLAERALDIYDLERRLLRQLLGQSREELRSLRAPVIILAHDLTPGETATLNTEFVLGFGTEVGGRTSHTAILAGALAIPAVVGLGRCLVGVSGGETVILDGDHGQVIIDPDEATLEKYRTSQANNLRIRERLESIRNTEARTLDGEPIRVYGNIEFPEEVEQCINRGADGIGLYRTEFLYLSGSQVPTEEDHYNAYRRVIQACGNRPVVIRTLDIGADKVPVKLRDRFVGSQNPMLGLRSIRLSLQSTALFKVQLRAILRAAVHGNVQVMFPLVATLLEFRQARMILMDVMEDLEDEGVEFQRDVPVGMMVEVPSAVVLAEEFAREVDFFSIGTNDLIQYTLACDRSDPSVAHLYRSGDPAILRLLKMVLQAGRKHNKPVNVCGQMSSDLRFVPLLLGLGLRHLSATPQAIPGLKEVIRNLSIPDAERIAQHACSLDLARDVEHYLLGELSRICPDLVV; this is translated from the coding sequence ATGCAGGTTCGAAACGGAATTGCAGTTTCTCCGGGAGTTGTTGTCGGGCCGGCCCTGGTGCTGGGATCCGAAGATTTTCGCATCCCCAGAAAGTACGTCAGCAGCGACGCCGTCGAAGCCGAAGTCTCCCGGTTCCACAACGCCCTGAAAAATGCGTGTTCTGAGATCGAGAGCAATGAGGTTCTCGTTGCCGACCAGCTTGGTTCGCAGTATGCCGCGATCTTTTCCGCACACCTGCAGATGGCGCGTGACCCGCGCCTGACGGGGAAAGTGGAAGAACTAATCCGCGCGTCCCACAATTCTCCCGAGTTTGCCGTCAGCCGCGTGCTGGGACAGTTCGCCGAACAGATGCGAAATCTGGGAGACCCGTATCTCGCGGAACGAGCGCTGGATATCTACGACCTGGAACGCCGACTGCTGCGTCAGCTGCTTGGACAAAGCCGCGAAGAACTGCGAAGCCTGCGTGCTCCCGTCATTATCCTGGCGCACGACCTGACTCCGGGTGAGACAGCGACACTAAACACCGAATTTGTGCTGGGGTTCGGTACGGAAGTCGGCGGACGGACCAGCCACACGGCTATTCTTGCCGGGGCACTGGCGATCCCCGCGGTGGTCGGACTTGGCCGCTGCCTTGTCGGCGTTTCCGGCGGGGAAACCGTTATTCTGGACGGTGACCATGGACAAGTCATCATCGACCCGGACGAGGCGACGCTGGAAAAGTACCGCACCAGTCAGGCTAATAACCTGCGAATTCGCGAGAGGCTGGAATCGATCAGGAATACCGAAGCCAGAACACTGGACGGCGAGCCCATACGAGTCTACGGCAACATCGAGTTTCCCGAGGAAGTCGAACAGTGCATCAATCGAGGGGCCGACGGAATCGGCCTGTATCGAACGGAATTCCTGTATCTCAGCGGCTCCCAAGTGCCGACTGAAGAGGATCACTACAACGCTTATCGCCGTGTCATTCAGGCGTGTGGCAATCGTCCCGTGGTCATCCGAACTCTGGACATCGGTGCCGACAAGGTCCCCGTCAAACTGCGGGACCGGTTCGTCGGCAGCCAGAACCCAATGCTGGGGCTTCGCAGCATCCGGCTGAGCCTGCAGAGCACCGCACTTTTTAAGGTTCAGTTGCGGGCGATCCTCCGGGCCGCCGTTCATGGAAATGTTCAGGTCATGTTTCCACTCGTGGCCACACTGCTGGAGTTTCGTCAGGCGCGAATGATCCTGATGGACGTCATGGAAGATCTGGAAGACGAGGGTGTGGAATTCCAGCGCGACGTACCGGTGGGAATGATGGTGGAAGTCCCGTCGGCCGTGGTACTTGCTGAGGAATTTGCGAGAGAAGTCGACTTCTTCTCGATTGGTACCAACGACCTGATTCAATACACTCTCGCCTGTGACCGCTCCGATCCCTCAGTGGCCCACCTGTACCGATCGGGCGACCCGGCCATTCTGAGACTCCTGAAAATGGTGCTTCAGGCCGGCAGGAAACACAATAAACCCGTAAACGTCTGCGGGCAGATGAGTTCTGACCTGCGATTTGTTCCGTTGTTACTGGGGCTGGGCCTGCGACACCTGAGCGCCACGCCACAGGCAATTCCGGGACTGAAGGAAGTGATCCGAAATCTGTCGATTCCGGACGCTGAACGAATCGCACAGCACGCCTGTTCGCTGGACCTGGCACGGGACGTCGAACACTACCTGCTGGGAGAACTAAGCCGAATCTGCCCGGATCTTGTTGTCTAG
- a CDS encoding HPr family phosphocarrier protein: protein MDGTATTRRSVTLGIKNGLHLSPISRLVQAASQCSSAIRIRFDDKVADAKSVYDLMLLGATHGAPLEIEADGDDAEIAIAVVAAILDGTVAAPLSE, encoded by the coding sequence ATGGACGGAACGGCAACAACACGGCGCAGCGTAACGCTGGGAATCAAGAATGGACTGCATTTATCGCCGATTTCCCGGCTCGTGCAGGCGGCTTCGCAGTGCTCGTCGGCCATCCGCATTCGGTTCGACGACAAGGTCGCCGATGCGAAATCCGTGTATGATCTGATGCTGTTGGGAGCCACTCACGGAGCCCCGCTGGAAATTGAAGCGGACGGAGATGACGCCGAAATCGCGATTGCAGTTGTCGCCGCTATTCTTGACGGGACCGTTGCTGCGCCGCTGTCTGAGTAG
- a CDS encoding PTS sugar transporter subunit IIA, which translates to MKLTDFVVKEAIVPDLKATSKEEAIREMIGSLKAQGTIRDDDAEAVVAAILKREELGSTGIGNGVAVPHTKHPSVDRLVATVAISHSGVDFSSLDGEDVFILILLVSPPDRPGDHLRGLENISRHLRSQDFCNFLKQSSAVKDIWELLTEADDREDAS; encoded by the coding sequence ATGAAGTTGACCGATTTCGTCGTCAAAGAGGCGATTGTTCCCGATCTCAAAGCCACTTCGAAAGAGGAGGCCATTCGCGAGATGATCGGCAGCCTGAAGGCTCAGGGAACGATCAGGGATGACGACGCGGAAGCCGTTGTCGCGGCCATTCTGAAGCGCGAGGAATTGGGGTCGACGGGGATTGGCAACGGCGTTGCCGTCCCGCACACGAAACATCCGTCCGTCGATCGGCTGGTGGCGACCGTCGCGATTTCGCATTCCGGCGTGGATTTTTCCAGTCTCGACGGTGAGGACGTATTTATTCTGATTCTGCTGGTGTCACCTCCTGATCGGCCTGGCGATCACCTGCGAGGACTGGAAAATATTTCGCGGCACCTCCGCAGCCAGGATTTCTGCAACTTTCTGAAGCAGTCGTCGGCCGTGAAGGATATCTGGGAACTGCTGACCGAAGCTGACGACCGCGAAGATGCGTCCTGA